A DNA window from Solanum lycopersicum chromosome 3, SLM_r2.1 contains the following coding sequences:
- the LOC101246618 gene encoding pentatricopeptide repeat-containing protein At5g61990, mitochondrial, with translation MNLVLSKRILTIYNWSCRRHVIKKSMRYSHSKSTPEEISTILKDKISVSKSTAEEISTILKLKNWKLLLESSEIPKKLNADVVQFVLDGNKLLVNPKRLLDFFDWSNQKVGMAHIDSFSILALALCNSNNFSPAQHVFDEMIQRRFPVRDIASSLVKCYRECDKFSSQTVAFELPIDACRKKGMLNEAVSMFLGIKNEGFFPSLLCCNTLLNELLNGNKMELFWKVYEGMLESKMSLDVYTYTNVINAYCKVGNVKDAKRLLHDMGEKGCNPNLVTYNVVIKGLCGTGTVDEALKLKSLMEGKGLVPDIYTYSTLIDGFCKKKKSREAKRILDEMYEVGLNPDHFAYTALIDGFMKEGEVDEAFRIKDEMVERGKSLNLMTYNSIINGLCKIGQIEKAVTIKADMIEMGISPDVQTYNYLIEGYGRKNNMDKASELLGEMTDRNLVPSAYTYGVLINAFCNAGDLCQAILILEKMIAAGVRRNAIIYTPIIKGYVEDGKFEEAKHILQDMWQDGILPDIFCYNSIVSGLCKVGRIDEAKACLVEIDKRRLRPNSFTFGPFISWYREAGNMQVAEQYFWEMIDHGIVPNYVTFACIIDGYCKYGNISQAFSVLNRMLEIGRLPNVQLYGILINALSKNGKLSDAMDVLSELYNKGLVPDVFTYTSLISGFCKQGNLEKAFLLLDEMSQKGVRPNIVTYNSLIGGLCKSGDLSRAREVFDGISGKGLAPNSVTYTTIIDGYCKAGDLDEAFCLSDEMPLRGVQPDAFVYNALLHGCCKAGEIEKALSLFHEMVEKGIASTLTLNTLIDGFCKLGRLSEALELVKGMSDMHILPDHVTYTILIDYCCKNEMMKVADELFQTMQGRKLIPTIVTYTSLIQGYHRIGEKLKVFSLFEEMVARGIKPDEVVYSSMVDALYREGNLHKAFSLWNELLDKGLLKGHVSETLVGSWCEKGEISALLASLNEIGAQGFVPSLAMCSTLAHGLNQAGYSEILPMFVETMVKFSWISNSMTSNDLIRHCQIDEHTESISNTPKQSAL, from the coding sequence ATGAATCTCGTATTATCAAAAAGGATATTGACTATATACAATTGGAGTTGTCGAAGACATGTAATCAAGAAATCAATGCGCTATTCCCACAGTAAATCAACACCTGAAGAAATCTCGACGATTCTGAAAGATAAGATTTCGGTAAGTAAATCAACAGCGGAAGAAATATCGACGATTCTGAAGCTTAAGAACTGGAAATTACTCTTGGAGTCGTCAGAAATCCCTAAAAAGCTAAATGCAGATGTGGTTCAGTTCGTTCTTGATGGGAACAAATTGCTTGTCAACCCTAAACGTTTGCTTGACTTCTTTGACTGGTCGAATCAGAAAGTGGGTATGGCTCACATTGATTCTTTCTCCATTCTTGCATTGGCTTTGTGTAATTCGAACAATTTTTCACCTGCCCAGCATGTGTTTGATGAAATGATTCAGAGACGATTTCCAGTAAGGGATATTGCTAGCTCGTTGGTTAAATGTTATAGGGAATGTGATAAGTTTAGCTCACAGACTGTGGCGTTTGAGTTGCCAATTGATGCTTGTAGGAAAAAGGGTATGCTAAATGAAGCTGTTTCTATGTTCTTGGGTATTAAAAATGAAGGTTTTTTCCCGAGTTTGTTGTGTTGTAATACGTTGTTGAATGAATTACTAAATGGTAATAAAATGGAACTGTTTTGGAAGGTTTATGAGGGAATGCTGGAGAGCAAGATGAGTCTTGATGTTTATACATACACCAATGTGATCAATGCTTATTGCAAGGTTGGCAATGTTAAGGATGCTAAAAGACTTCTTCATGACATGGGAGAAAAGGGGTGCAATCCAAATTTGGTTACATACAATGTGGTTATCAAAGGCTTGTGTGGGACAGGTACAGTTGATGAAGCTTTGAAGCTAAAGAGCTTGATGGAAGGAAAGGGATTGGTTCCGGATATCTATACCTACAGCACACTCATTGATGGCTTCTGTAAGAAAAAGAAGTCCAGGGAGGCAAAACGGATTTTGGATGAAATGTATGAAGTAGGTCTGAACCCGGATCATTTTGCATATACTGCGTTAATTGATGGATTCATGAAGGAGGGTGAGGTGGACGAGGCATTTAGAATAAAGGATGAAATGGTTGAACGTGGGAAGAGTTTGAATCTAATGACCTACAATTCTATCATAAACGGGCTATGCAAAATTGGCCAGATTGAAAAAGCAGTAACTATCAAGGCTGACATGATTGAAATGGGCATATCCCCTGAtgtgcaaacatacaattatttaattgagGGCTATGGTCGCAAGAATAACATGGATAAGGCTTCTGAACTTTTGGGTGAGATGACCGACAGAAACTTGGTACCTTCAGCctatacttatggtgtgctgATTAATGCTTTCTGCAACGCTGGAGATCTCTGTCAAGCGATTCTTATTTTGGAGAAGATGATTGCAGCTGGCGTGAGACGAAATGCTATCATCTACACCCCCATCATAAAAGGTTATGTAGAGGATGGTAAATTTGAAGAAGCAAAACATATTTTGCAGGATATGTGGCAGGATGGTATATTACCTGATATCTTCTGTTATAATTCAATTGTTAGTGGGCTCTGCAAGGTGGGAAGGATAGATGAAGCAAAAGCGTGTCTCGTTGAAATAGATAAGAGAAGACTGAGACCGAATTCATTTACTTTTGGGCCTTTTATTTCTTGGTATAGAGAGGCGGGGAATATGCAAGTTGCAGAACAGTATTTCTGGGAGATGATAGATCATGGTATAGTGCCTAATTATGTCACCTTTGCGTGTATCATTGATGGATACTGCAAATATGGGAATATATCACAGGCATTTTCAGTATTGAATCGCATGCTTGAAATAGGTCGACTGCCAAATGTTCAGCTTTATGGTATTCTTATCAATGCCCTCTCAAAGAATGGGAAATTGTCAGATGCCATGGATGTTTTATCTGAACTTTATAATAAGGGTCTAGTTCCTGATGTGTTCACTTACACCTCACTAATTTCTGGCTTCTGTAAGCAGGGTAATTTGGAGAAGGCTTTTCTACTTCTTGATGAAATGAGTCAGAAAGGCGTTAGACCAAACATCGTCACTTATAATAGCTTAATAGGTGGTCTTTGCAAGTCAGGTGACCTATCGAGAGCTAGGGAAGTGTTTGATGGTATCTCTGGAAAGGGTTTAGCACCAAATAGTGTGACATATACTACAATCATTGATGGTTACTGCAAAGCTGGTGATCTAGATGAGGCATTTTGCCTTTCAGATGAAATGCCTTTACGGGGCGTTCAACCGGATGCCTTTGTATACAATGCTCTTCTTCACGGATGCTGCAAGGCAGGAGAGATAGAGAAGGCATTGTCATTATTCCATGAAATGGTAGAGAAGGGAATTGCATCTACTCTTACTCTCAATACATTGATTGATGGATTTTGCAAGTTAGGTAGATTGAGTGAAGCACTGGAGTTAGTGAAGGGCATGTCTGATATGCACATCCTGCCTGATCATGTAACTTACACCATTTTAATTGACTACTGTTGCAAGAACGAAATGATGAAAGTAGCAGACGAGCTTTTCCAAACGATGCAAGGGAGGAAACTGATACCAACCATCGTGACTTACACTTCACTCATACAAGGCTATCACagaattggagaaaaattgAAGGTGTTTTCACTATTTGAGGAAATGGTGGCAAGGGGTATTAAGCCTGATGAAGTAGTCTACAGCTCGATGGTTGATGCACTTTACCGAGAAGGAAATCTACATAAAGCTTTCAGTCTTTGGAATGAACTTTTGGATAAAGGTCTTTTGAAAGGACATGTAAGTGAAACATTAGTGGGGTCTTGGTGTGAGAAGGGAGAAATTTCGGCATTGTTGGCATCACTCAATGAAATAGGAGCGCAAGGTTTTGTACCTAGTCTTGCTATGTGCAGTACTTTAGCCCACGGATTAAATCAAGCAGGATATTCTGAAATATTACCTATGTTTGTGGAGACCATGGTAAAGTTTTCCTGGATCTCCAATTCCATGACTTCAAATGACTTAATCAGACATTGTCAGATAGATGAACATACTGAAAGTATTAGCAACACTCCGAAGCAATCTGCCTTATAA